A single region of the Lepeophtheirus salmonis chromosome 12, UVic_Lsal_1.4, whole genome shotgun sequence genome encodes:
- the LOC121127060 gene encoding calcineurin subunit B type 2 — MGNESSLPMELATHFDAEEIKRLGKRFKKLDLDNSGALSVDEFMSLPELQQNPLVQRVIDIFDEDGNGEVDFKEFIQGVSQFSVKGDKASKLRFAFKIYDIDNDGFISNGELFQVLKMMVGSNLKDTQLQQIVDKTILFADKDNDGKINFEEFCDIVGNTDVHKKMVVDV, encoded by the coding sequence ATGGGTAACGAATCAAGTTTGCCAATGGAATTGGCCACGCATTTTGATGCAGAAGAAATAAAACGCCTTGGGAAGCGGTTTAAGAAGTTGGATTTAGACAACTCAGGTGCTCTAAGTGTCGACGAATTTATGAGTTTACCTGAACTTCAGCAAAATCCACTTGTGCAAAGAGTCatagatatttttgatgaagATGGAAATGGAGAGGTcgattttaaagaatttatccAAGGTGTTAGTCAATTTAGTGTTAAGGGAGATAAAGCATCTAAGCTACGCTTcgcctttaaaatatatgacattGACAATGATGGATTTATATCAAATGGAGAATTGTTTCAGGTTTTAAAAATGATGGTTGGTTCAAACTTAAAAGATACTCAACTGCAACAAATTGttgataaaactattttatttgcGGATAAGGACAATGatggtaaaattaattttgaagaattttgcgATATTGTTGGAAATACagatgttcataaaaaaatggtggTTGATGTATAG